In a single window of the Bradyrhizobium sp. ORS 285 genome:
- a CDS encoding chloride channel protein: MLTITPRRKRWLKLTSARWQRRVLFVAGGLVVGAAAVALAKLADEAQLAFNWLLSQSRYASLIVTPAGFALSVYLTQRFFPNAQGSGIPQAIAARHLTDTSARSPLVSIRIAIGKVLLTLLGLLCGGSVGREGPTVQVGASIMFALGRLSPRRQPGLILAGAAAGVAAAFNTPLAGIVFGIEEMSRAFETRTSSLVIATVIAAGLTSLALMGNYAYFGTTPIALGKGIDWLAVPICGVVGGAAGGLFSRILITMARGLPGAVGRAIKSHPLPFALACGLAVALCGLASGDTVYGTGYAQVKAALETGTPLSADFGVLKFLATTFAAISGMPGGIFAPSLAVGAGIGANVASLFQSTPLAPIMLLGMVAYFAGVVQAPITAFVIVTEMTDNHAMVVPLMMASLIAYGTSRVICEEGLYHALAKGFVAKAEAAHAPNPGAA, translated from the coding sequence CGCCGCAGTGGCCCTGGCGAAGCTCGCCGACGAGGCGCAGCTCGCCTTCAACTGGCTGCTGTCGCAGTCGCGCTACGCCTCGCTGATCGTCACGCCGGCGGGCTTCGCGCTGTCGGTCTATCTGACCCAGCGCTTCTTCCCCAACGCGCAAGGCAGCGGCATCCCGCAGGCGATCGCCGCGCGGCATCTCACCGACACGAGCGCGCGCAGCCCGCTGGTGTCGATCCGCATCGCCATCGGCAAGGTGCTGCTGACCTTGCTCGGGCTGTTGTGCGGCGGCTCGGTCGGCCGCGAGGGCCCGACGGTGCAGGTCGGCGCCTCCATCATGTTCGCGCTCGGCCGGCTGTCGCCACGCCGGCAGCCGGGACTGATCCTGGCCGGCGCCGCGGCCGGCGTGGCCGCCGCGTTCAACACGCCGCTGGCGGGCATCGTGTTCGGCATCGAGGAGATGAGCCGTGCTTTCGAAACGCGGACCTCGAGCCTCGTCATCGCCACTGTCATCGCCGCCGGCCTGACCTCGCTCGCGCTGATGGGCAACTACGCCTATTTCGGCACCACGCCGATCGCGTTGGGCAAGGGCATCGACTGGCTCGCCGTGCCGATCTGTGGCGTCGTCGGCGGTGCGGCCGGCGGGCTGTTCAGCCGCATCCTGATCACCATGGCCCGCGGGCTGCCCGGAGCCGTCGGCCGTGCCATCAAGAGCCACCCCTTGCCGTTCGCGCTCGCCTGCGGGCTGGCGGTGGCGCTTTGCGGCCTCGCCTCGGGCGATACGGTGTATGGCACCGGCTACGCGCAGGTGAAGGCGGCGCTGGAGACCGGCACGCCGCTGTCGGCCGATTTCGGCGTGCTGAAATTCCTTGCCACCACCTTCGCTGCGATCAGCGGCATGCCCGGCGGCATCTTCGCGCCGTCGCTCGCGGTCGGCGCCGGCATCGGCGCCAATGTCGCGAGCCTGTTCCAGAGCACGCCGCTGGCGCCGATCATGCTGCTCGGCATGGTCGCCTATTTCGCCGGCGTCGTGCAGGCGCCGATCACCGCCTTCGTCATCGTCACCGAGATGACCGACAACCACGCCATGGTGGTGCCGCTGATGATGGCCTCGCTGATCGCCTACGGCACCTCGCGCGTGATCTGCGAGGAGGGGCTCTATCACGCGCTCGCCAAGGGTTTTGTGGCCAAAGCCGAGGCTGCGCATGCGCCGAACCCCGGCGCTGCCTAG
- a CDS encoding SDR family NAD(P)-dependent oxidoreductase, whose protein sequence is MNHIDLANRCAVVTGGAQGFGRAITERFKASGAKVAIWDHDIALAEKTAQEIGPEVLALKVDVTDTTAVAGARDATLAAFGTIDILVNNAGIAGINKTVWETDLEEWRKVLRINLDGPFICAKAIVPVMLKQGYGRIVNIASIAGKEGNPNAAHYSASKAGLIALTKSLGKELAQHNITVNAVTPAAAKTAIFDQMTEAHINFMLSKIPKGRFVLVEELASLVSWLASEECSFSTGAVFDISGGRATY, encoded by the coding sequence ATGAACCACATCGACCTCGCCAATCGCTGCGCTGTCGTCACCGGCGGTGCGCAAGGGTTCGGCCGCGCGATCACTGAGCGCTTCAAGGCGTCAGGCGCCAAGGTGGCGATCTGGGATCACGATATTGCGCTGGCGGAGAAGACCGCGCAGGAGATCGGCCCCGAAGTGCTGGCGCTCAAGGTCGACGTCACCGACACCACCGCTGTCGCAGGGGCGCGCGACGCGACGCTGGCGGCGTTCGGCACCATCGACATCCTGGTCAACAATGCCGGGATCGCCGGAATCAACAAGACGGTGTGGGAGACTGATCTCGAGGAATGGCGCAAGGTGCTGCGCATCAATCTCGACGGCCCCTTCATCTGTGCGAAAGCGATCGTGCCTGTCATGCTGAAGCAGGGCTATGGCCGCATCGTCAACATCGCCTCGATCGCCGGCAAGGAAGGCAACCCGAACGCGGCGCACTACTCGGCGTCTAAAGCGGGTCTGATCGCGCTGACCAAGTCGCTCGGCAAGGAGCTGGCGCAGCACAACATCACGGTGAATGCCGTGACCCCGGCCGCGGCGAAGACCGCGATCTTCGACCAGATGACCGAGGCGCACATCAACTTCATGCTGTCGAAGATCCCGAAGGGCCGCTTCGTCCTCGTCGAGGAGCTCGCGTCGCTGGTGTCCTGGCTTGCCTCGGAAGAGTGCTCGTTCTCGACCGGCGCCGTGTTCGACATCTCCGGCGGCCGCGCGACGTATTAG
- a CDS encoding SDR family oxidoreductase: MSDRLKGKRAFVTAAAAGIGRACAVAFARQGATVFATDIDEKGLSTLKAEGIAEVATLDVRNTAAVNAMAERVGKVEILLNAAGFVHNGTILDCSDDDFDFSFDLNVKSMHRTIRAFLPKMLAENGGAIVNIASAAGVFKAAPNRYVYAATKAAVAALTRSVAADYVAKKIRCNCICPGTIETPSLLGRAAAAGPNGLEMFVSRQPMGRLGTAEEIAHLAVYLASDESAFTTGVAHTIDGGWTL, translated from the coding sequence ATGTCCGACCGCCTCAAGGGCAAGCGCGCCTTTGTCACCGCCGCCGCAGCCGGCATCGGCCGCGCCTGCGCCGTCGCCTTCGCGCGACAGGGCGCGACCGTGTTCGCCACCGACATCGACGAGAAGGGTCTCTCGACCCTGAAGGCCGAGGGCATCGCCGAGGTCGCCACCCTCGACGTGCGCAACACTGCGGCCGTCAATGCGATGGCCGAGCGCGTCGGCAAGGTCGAGATCCTGCTCAATGCCGCGGGGTTCGTGCACAACGGCACCATCCTCGACTGCTCGGATGACGACTTCGATTTCTCCTTCGACCTCAACGTCAAGTCGATGCACCGAACGATCCGCGCCTTTCTGCCGAAGATGCTGGCCGAGAACGGCGGCGCCATCGTCAACATCGCCTCCGCCGCAGGCGTGTTCAAGGCGGCGCCGAACCGCTACGTCTACGCGGCGACCAAGGCGGCGGTGGCGGCGCTGACGCGCTCGGTCGCGGCGGACTACGTGGCCAAGAAGATCCGCTGCAACTGCATCTGCCCCGGCACGATCGAGACGCCGTCACTGCTGGGACGCGCGGCCGCGGCCGGCCCGAACGGACTCGAGATGTTCGTCTCGCGCCAGCCGATGGGCCGGCTCGGCACGGCCGAGGAGATCGCGCATCTCGCGGTCTACCTCGCCAGCGACGAGAGCGCGTTCACCACGGGCGTGGCGCATACGATCGACGGCGGCTGGACGTTGTAG
- a CDS encoding IlvD/Edd family dehydratase translates to MTKSNGHAGNGADKSRRLRSQEWFNDPHNPGMTALYLERYLNFGLTRAELQSGKPIIGIAQTGNDLSPCNRHHLELAHRVREGIREAGGIAMEFPTHPIQETGKRPTAALDRNLAYLGLVEILFGYPLDGVVLTTGCDKTTPACLMAAATVNIPAIVLSGGPMLNGWHEGQRTGSGTVVWKSRERLAAGEIDYEEFMQIVASSAPSVGHCNTMGTASTMNALAEALGMSLPGCAAIPAPYRERGQIAYETGKRIVDMVWEDLKPSDILTRKAFENCIVANSAIGGSTNAPIHINALARHVGVELDIDDWQTVGHDVPLLVNMQPAGFYLGEEFHRAGGVPAVIGELMRHKRIHEDVITVNGRSMGDNCRAAPKPDNDVIWSYDKPLVKDAGFLVLRGNLFDSAIMKTSVISKEFRDRYLVNPKDPNAFEGRAIVFEGPEDYHDRIDDPKLEIDEHCVLFIRGAGPIGYPGGAEVVNMQPPAALIKRGILSLPCIGDGRQSGTSGSPSILNASPEAAADGGLAILKTGDKVRIDLNKGSANILISDEELAKRRAELKARGGFPHPANQTPWQELYRNTVGQQATGACMELATRYQNIAGTVGVARHNH, encoded by the coding sequence ATGACAAAATCCAACGGACATGCCGGCAACGGCGCTGACAAGAGCCGCCGGCTGCGCTCGCAGGAGTGGTTCAACGATCCGCACAATCCGGGCATGACCGCGCTCTATCTCGAGCGCTATTTGAACTTCGGCCTCACGCGCGCCGAGCTGCAGTCGGGCAAGCCGATCATCGGCATCGCCCAGACCGGCAACGACCTGTCGCCGTGCAACCGCCACCATCTCGAGCTGGCGCATCGCGTGCGCGAGGGCATCCGCGAGGCCGGCGGCATCGCGATGGAGTTTCCGACCCACCCGATCCAGGAAACCGGCAAGCGCCCGACCGCGGCGCTTGACCGCAACCTCGCTTATCTCGGCCTCGTGGAAATCCTGTTCGGCTATCCGCTCGACGGCGTGGTGCTGACCACCGGCTGCGACAAGACCACACCCGCCTGCCTGATGGCGGCGGCCACCGTCAACATTCCCGCGATCGTGCTGTCCGGCGGGCCGATGCTGAACGGCTGGCACGAGGGCCAGCGCACGGGCTCCGGCACCGTGGTGTGGAAGTCGCGCGAGCGGCTCGCCGCTGGCGAGATCGACTACGAGGAGTTCATGCAGATCGTGGCGTCGTCGGCGCCATCGGTCGGGCATTGCAACACCATGGGCACGGCCTCGACCATGAACGCGCTGGCGGAAGCGCTCGGCATGTCCCTGCCCGGCTGCGCCGCGATTCCCGCGCCGTATCGCGAGCGCGGCCAGATCGCCTATGAGACCGGCAAGCGCATCGTCGACATGGTGTGGGAGGATCTCAAGCCGTCCGACATTCTCACCCGCAAGGCGTTCGAGAACTGCATCGTCGCCAATTCCGCGATCGGCGGCTCGACCAACGCGCCGATCCACATCAACGCGCTGGCGCGCCATGTCGGCGTCGAGCTCGATATCGACGACTGGCAGACCGTCGGCCACGACGTGCCGCTCTTGGTCAACATGCAGCCGGCGGGCTTCTATCTCGGCGAGGAATTCCACCGCGCCGGCGGCGTGCCAGCCGTGATCGGCGAGTTGATGCGGCACAAGCGCATCCACGAGGACGTCATCACGGTCAACGGCCGCAGCATGGGCGACAATTGCCGCGCCGCGCCGAAGCCGGACAACGACGTGATCTGGTCCTACGACAAGCCGCTGGTGAAGGATGCCGGCTTCCTGGTGCTGCGCGGCAATCTGTTCGATTCCGCGATCATGAAGACCAGCGTGATCTCCAAGGAATTCCGCGACCGCTATCTCGTCAATCCGAAGGACCCGAACGCCTTCGAAGGCCGCGCCATCGTATTCGAGGGGCCGGAGGATTATCACGACCGCATCGACGATCCGAAGCTCGAGATCGACGAGCACTGCGTGCTGTTCATCCGCGGCGCCGGCCCGATCGGCTATCCCGGCGGCGCCGAGGTGGTGAACATGCAGCCGCCGGCGGCGCTGATCAAGCGCGGCATCCTGTCCCTGCCCTGCATCGGCGACGGCCGCCAGTCCGGCACCTCGGGCTCGCCGTCGATCCTCAACGCCTCGCCCGAAGCCGCTGCTGACGGTGGCCTGGCGATCTTGAAGACCGGCGACAAGGTGCGCATCGACTTGAACAAGGGCTCGGCCAACATCCTGATCTCCGACGAGGAACTGGCCAAGCGCCGCGCCGAGCTGAAGGCCCGGGGGGGCTTCCCGCATCCGGCCAACCAGACGCCGTGGCAGGAGCTCTATCGCAACACCGTCGGCCAGCAGGCCACCGGCGCCTGCATGGAGCTCGCCACGCGGTACCAGAACATCGCTGGCACTGTCGGCGTGGCCAGGCATAATCACTAG
- a CDS encoding LacI family DNA-binding transcriptional regulator → MGRKRITPGKVRLTEVAALAGVSPITVSRFFRNPDTVSAGRRLRIESAAKDLGYVPNLAARALASQRTEVIGVLIPSLTNNVFSDVLRGIYDAFEGSRYSIQLANTRYSVLQEERLLRLFLMQKPAGLIVTGLDQTAEGRAITQAADCPVVQIMELGPDPIDMMIGFSHVDACYAAISHLLAQGCRRIGFLGARMDPRVQRRLQGYQSAMKNAGLFDPRLIVTTAVPTSTTMGGNLFSDLMLKAPDIDAVFCANDDLALGVLFECQRRHIAVPEQLAIVGFNDMEFMAAAVPTLTSVRTNRYEMGLRAATMIMDEIEGRPVTERVVDLGFEVMERQSSTMQRSAGARPSQADRASGTKW, encoded by the coding sequence ATGGGACGGAAACGTATCACGCCGGGCAAAGTCCGGCTGACCGAAGTCGCGGCACTGGCGGGCGTCAGCCCGATCACGGTGTCACGCTTCTTCCGCAATCCCGACACCGTCTCGGCGGGCCGCCGGCTGCGCATCGAGAGCGCCGCCAAGGATCTCGGCTACGTTCCCAACCTTGCCGCGCGCGCGCTGGCATCGCAGCGCACCGAAGTGATCGGCGTGCTGATACCGTCGCTCACCAACAACGTCTTCTCCGACGTGCTGCGCGGCATCTATGACGCGTTCGAAGGCAGCCGCTACAGCATCCAACTTGCGAATACGCGCTACAGCGTGCTGCAGGAGGAGCGCCTGCTGCGGCTGTTCCTGATGCAGAAGCCGGCCGGGCTGATCGTGACTGGCTTGGACCAGACCGCGGAAGGCCGCGCCATCACGCAGGCGGCGGACTGCCCTGTCGTGCAGATCATGGAGCTCGGCCCTGATCCGATCGATATGATGATCGGCTTCTCGCACGTCGATGCCTGTTATGCGGCCATTTCGCACCTTCTCGCGCAGGGCTGCCGGCGCATCGGCTTCCTCGGCGCGCGCATGGACCCCAGGGTGCAGCGACGGCTGCAGGGCTACCAGAGCGCGATGAAGAATGCCGGTTTGTTCGACCCGCGACTGATCGTCACGACCGCCGTGCCGACCTCCACGACGATGGGCGGCAATTTGTTTTCGGACCTGATGCTGAAGGCGCCGGACATCGATGCGGTGTTCTGCGCCAATGACGACCTCGCGCTCGGCGTGCTGTTCGAATGTCAGCGCCGGCACATCGCCGTGCCCGAGCAGCTCGCGATCGTCGGCTTCAACGACATGGAGTTCATGGCCGCGGCGGTTCCGACGCTGACCAGTGTCCGCACCAATCGTTACGAGATGGGTCTTCGCGCCGCGACGATGATCATGGACGAGATCGAAGGGCGCCCCGTGACCGAACGCGTCGTCGATCTCGGCTTCGAGGTCATGGAGCGCCAGAGCTCGACGATGCAACGTTCCGCGGGAGCGCGCCCGTCGCAGGCGGACCGCGCCTCAGGAACAAAATGGTAG
- a CDS encoding ABC transporter ATP-binding protein: MSSVQIRDVRKSFGGFEVLHGVTIPIEDGEFVVLVGPSGCGKSTLLRMLAGLENITSGTISIGERVVNNVQPKERDIAMVFQNYALYPHMTVADNMGFSLKLRGARPEDIKKGVARAAEILALTPLLDRYPRQLSGGQRQRVAMGRAIVRDPQVFLFDEPLSNLDAKLRVAMRTEIKELHQRLKTTTVYVTHDQIEAMTMADKIVVMHDGIVEQMGSPLDLYDKPDNQFVAGFIGSPAMNFLNGHLKSNGSVYVETDNGAKLPLLTAPAASDGRPVVYGVRPEHLELADDGIEAEVIVVEPTGSETQIVARIGTQDIIAVFRDRHEVNPGEKIHLRPRASAAHLFDKDTGRRL, from the coding sequence ATGTCGTCGGTGCAAATTCGCGACGTGCGCAAGTCTTTCGGCGGATTCGAGGTGCTGCACGGCGTGACCATCCCGATCGAGGATGGCGAGTTCGTCGTGCTGGTCGGTCCGTCCGGCTGCGGCAAGTCGACGCTGCTGCGCATGCTGGCAGGGCTCGAGAACATCACCTCCGGAACCATTTCGATCGGCGAGCGCGTCGTCAACAACGTGCAGCCGAAAGAGCGCGACATCGCGATGGTGTTCCAGAACTACGCGCTCTACCCGCACATGACCGTCGCCGACAACATGGGCTTCTCGCTGAAGCTGCGTGGCGCGCGGCCCGAGGACATCAAGAAGGGCGTGGCGCGCGCCGCCGAGATCCTGGCGCTGACGCCGCTGCTCGATCGCTATCCGCGCCAGCTCTCCGGCGGCCAGCGCCAGCGCGTGGCCATGGGGCGCGCCATCGTGCGCGATCCCCAGGTGTTCCTGTTCGACGAGCCGCTGTCCAACCTCGACGCCAAGCTGCGCGTCGCGATGCGCACCGAGATCAAGGAGCTGCATCAGCGGCTCAAGACGACCACGGTCTACGTCACCCACGACCAGATCGAGGCCATGACCATGGCCGACAAGATCGTCGTCATGCATGACGGCATCGTCGAGCAGATGGGCTCGCCGCTTGATCTCTACGACAAGCCGGACAATCAGTTCGTCGCCGGATTCATCGGCTCGCCCGCGATGAACTTCCTCAACGGCCATCTCAAGTCCAACGGCTCGGTCTATGTCGAGACCGACAACGGCGCCAAGCTGCCGCTGCTGACGGCGCCGGCGGCGTCCGACGGCCGCCCCGTCGTCTACGGCGTGCGCCCGGAGCATCTCGAATTGGCCGATGACGGCATCGAGGCCGAGGTGATCGTTGTCGAGCCCACCGGCTCGGAGACTCAGATCGTCGCCCGCATCGGCACCCAGGACATCATTGCGGTGTTCCGCGATCGCCACGAGGTCAATCCCGGCGAGAAGATCCATCTGCGCCCGCGCGCGTCGGCGGCGCATCTGTTCGACAAGGATACCGGCCGGAGACTGTGA
- a CDS encoding ABC transporter substrate-binding protein, translating to MTKFLTDRRSLLKGGATLMAAAATMSADELLGYAKAWAQTSPWKPEPGAKVNMMRWKRFVEAEDVAFMKIVDAFQKANNVTINISNESYDDVQPKASVAANTGQGLDMVWGLYTLPFLFSNKCVDMTDVADYLGKKCGGWTDSGKAYGMLDGKWIGIPVAATGGLINYRVAAAEKAGFKEFPKDLAGMSEFFKAMNKNGTPGGMALGHASGDANGWVHWALWAHGGNLIDKDNKVVINSPETAKALEYVKGLYDNFVPGTASWNDSSNNKAFLAGQLYTTVNGISIYVTAKKEAPQIAEDMNHAHLPPGLDGKTREMHLGFPILVFNFSKYPQTCKAFTAFMLEPEQFNPWIEAAQGYLSHFLKGYDANPIWTVDPKNTPYRDVAATATTPAGLGKLGEAAAAAIADFVLVDMFANYCTGREDVKTAMASAERSAKRIFR from the coding sequence ATGACGAAATTTCTCACGGATCGGCGGTCTCTGCTCAAGGGTGGCGCGACCTTGATGGCGGCCGCGGCGACGATGTCGGCCGACGAACTGCTCGGCTATGCCAAGGCCTGGGCGCAGACCTCGCCCTGGAAGCCGGAGCCCGGCGCCAAGGTCAACATGATGCGCTGGAAGCGCTTCGTCGAGGCCGAGGACGTGGCCTTCATGAAGATCGTCGACGCCTTCCAGAAGGCCAACAACGTCACGATCAACATCTCCAACGAATCCTATGACGACGTCCAGCCCAAGGCCTCCGTTGCGGCCAACACCGGGCAGGGGCTCGACATGGTCTGGGGCCTCTACACGCTGCCGTTCCTGTTCTCCAACAAGTGCGTCGACATGACCGACGTCGCCGATTACCTCGGCAAGAAGTGCGGCGGCTGGACCGACTCCGGCAAGGCCTATGGCATGCTCGACGGCAAGTGGATCGGCATCCCGGTGGCGGCCACCGGCGGCCTGATCAACTATCGCGTCGCTGCCGCCGAGAAGGCCGGCTTCAAGGAGTTCCCGAAGGACTTGGCCGGCATGTCCGAGTTCTTCAAGGCCATGAACAAGAACGGCACGCCCGGCGGCATGGCGCTCGGCCACGCCTCCGGTGACGCCAATGGCTGGGTGCACTGGGCGCTGTGGGCGCATGGCGGCAATCTGATCGACAAGGACAACAAGGTCGTCATCAACTCGCCGGAGACCGCCAAGGCGCTGGAATACGTCAAGGGTCTGTACGACAATTTCGTGCCCGGCACCGCGTCGTGGAACGACTCTTCCAACAACAAGGCGTTCCTGGCCGGCCAGCTCTACACCACCGTCAACGGCATCTCGATCTACGTCACCGCCAAGAAAGAGGCGCCGCAGATCGCCGAGGACATGAACCACGCGCATCTGCCGCCCGGCCTGGACGGAAAGACCCGCGAGATGCATCTGGGCTTCCCGATCCTGGTGTTCAACTTCTCCAAGTACCCGCAGACCTGCAAGGCGTTCACCGCCTTCATGCTGGAGCCGGAGCAGTTCAATCCTTGGATCGAGGCGGCGCAGGGCTATCTGTCGCACTTCCTCAAGGGCTACGACGCCAACCCGATCTGGACGGTCGATCCGAAGAACACGCCGTATCGCGACGTCGCGGCCACCGCGACGACGCCGGCCGGCCTCGGCAAGCTCGGCGAGGCGGCCGCGGCCGCGATCGCCGACTTCGTCCTGGTCGACATGTTCGCGAACTACTGCACCGGCCGCGAAGACGTGAAGACGGCGATGGCGAGCGCCGAGCGCTCCGCCAAGCGCATCTTCCGCTGA
- a CDS encoding carbohydrate ABC transporter permease: MSTIQTSMPSGAAIGEPSAWTRLKTNRNVIALWFMLPAAAFLILFLAYPLGLGVWMSFTDEKIGRSGVFVGIENYEWLWDDSIFWLSVFNTLLYTIVASAIKFAIGLYLALLLNRHMPFKAMIRAIVLIPFIVPTVLSAIAFWWIYDAQFSIISWSLIKLGVITQNINFLGDTAWARASVIIANIWRGVPFVAITLLAGLQTVSPSLYEAATLDGATSWQRFRYITYPLLTPIIAVVMTFSVLFTFTDFQLIWALTRGGPVNATHLMATLSYQRGIISGRLGEGAAIATAMIPFLMAAIAISWFGMQRRKWQQGSDQ, from the coding sequence ATGAGTACCATTCAGACCTCGATGCCTTCGGGCGCCGCCATCGGCGAGCCATCGGCCTGGACACGGTTGAAGACCAACCGCAACGTCATCGCGCTGTGGTTCATGCTGCCGGCCGCGGCGTTCCTGATCCTGTTCCTGGCCTATCCGCTCGGGCTCGGCGTCTGGATGAGCTTCACCGACGAGAAGATCGGCCGCAGTGGTGTCTTCGTCGGCATCGAGAACTACGAATGGCTGTGGGACGATTCGATCTTCTGGCTGTCGGTGTTCAACACGCTGCTTTACACGATCGTGGCAAGCGCCATCAAATTCGCAATCGGACTTTATCTCGCGCTGCTGCTGAATCGGCACATGCCGTTCAAGGCGATGATCCGGGCGATCGTGCTGATCCCCTTCATCGTGCCGACGGTGCTGTCGGCGATCGCGTTCTGGTGGATCTATGACGCGCAGTTCTCGATCATCTCCTGGTCGCTGATCAAGCTCGGCGTGATCACCCAGAACATCAACTTCCTCGGCGACACCGCCTGGGCGCGCGCCTCGGTCATCATCGCCAACATCTGGCGCGGCGTGCCGTTCGTCGCCATCACGCTCCTGGCCGGCCTGCAGACCGTGTCGCCCTCGCTCTATGAGGCCGCGACGCTGGATGGCGCCACCAGCTGGCAGCGCTTCCGCTACATCACCTATCCGCTGCTGACGCCGATCATCGCCGTCGTGATGACCTTCTCGGTGCTGTTCACCTTCACCGACTTCCAGCTGATCTGGGCGCTGACCCGCGGCGGCCCTGTCAACGCCACGCATCTGATGGCGACCCTGAGCTATCAGCGCGGCATCATCTCCGGCCGTCTCGGCGAAGGCGCCGCAATCGCGACCGCGATGATCCCGTTCCTGATGGCGGCGATCGCGATCTCGTGGTTCGGCATGCAACGGCGCAAATGGCAGCAAGGATCCGACCAATGA
- a CDS encoding carbohydrate ABC transporter permease: MTDTTLPPKAQSNATATAAKLAGDDSEGMSYLESLPRRLITLYLPLGIILLVLLFPFYWMGLTSIKPDEQLIDMEKYNPFWVVHPTFKHISKLLFETQYPRWLWNTMYVAIGATTLSIFASVLAAYAIVRLRFKGADTVGVLIFFAYLVPPSILFIPLASVIQAYGLFDSPLSLILVYPTLLIPFSTWLLMGYFKTIPFELEECALIDGASRWQILVKIVVPLAVPGLISAFIFSFTLCWNEFIYALTFLQSTPNKTVPVAIVNEFVDGDIYKWGSLMAGALVGSLPLVILYAFFVEHYVSAMTGAVKE, translated from the coding sequence ATGACCGACACCACGCTGCCGCCCAAAGCGCAATCGAACGCCACGGCGACTGCCGCGAAGCTCGCCGGCGACGACTCCGAGGGGATGAGCTACCTCGAGTCGCTGCCGCGCCGGCTGATCACGCTGTATCTGCCGCTCGGGATCATTCTCCTGGTGCTGCTGTTCCCGTTCTACTGGATGGGCCTGACGTCGATCAAACCCGACGAGCAGCTGATCGATATGGAGAAGTACAACCCGTTCTGGGTGGTGCATCCGACCTTCAAGCACATCTCGAAATTGCTGTTCGAGACGCAGTATCCGCGCTGGCTGTGGAACACGATGTATGTCGCGATCGGCGCCACCACGCTCTCGATCTTCGCCTCCGTGCTCGCGGCCTACGCCATCGTGCGGCTGCGCTTCAAGGGCGCGGACACCGTGGGCGTGCTGATCTTCTTCGCGTACCTGGTGCCGCCGTCGATCCTGTTCATCCCGCTGGCCTCGGTGATCCAGGCCTACGGCCTGTTCGACTCGCCGCTGTCGCTGATCCTGGTCTATCCGACGCTTCTGATCCCGTTCTCGACCTGGCTCCTGATGGGCTACTTCAAGACCATTCCGTTCGAGCTGGAGGAATGCGCCCTGATCGACGGCGCCAGCCGCTGGCAGATCCTGGTCAAGATCGTGGTGCCCTTGGCGGTGCCGGGCCTGATCTCGGCCTTCATCTTCTCGTTCACCCTGTGCTGGAACGAGTTCATCTACGCGCTGACCTTCCTGCAATCGACGCCGAACAAGACCGTGCCGGTCGCCATCGTCAACGAGTTCGTCGACGGTGACATCTACAAATGGGGATCGCTGATGGCCGGCGCCCTCGTCGGCTCGCTGCCCCTCGTGATCCTTTACGCCTTCTTCGTCGAGCATTATGTGTCGGCCATGACCGGCGCGGTGAAGGAGTAG